The Clostridia bacterium genome segment AAGATGTCAAAACCGTTTCGGTGGAGGTTATTGCAACCCAAAAAGCACCCATTACCTGGAAAATCCGGGATGGCGAAACTGTATTAAAAAGCGGAAGTGCTACGGGTAATTTTTTGTTTGATACAAAGGGACTTGCGTGTTGGAGTCCCGAAAATCCGAAGCTCTACACACTTATTGCAGAATGCGAAAAGGGATATATTGAGCGAAAGTTCGGTGTACGGAAGTTGATTGCCGACGGACCGCATTTTAGTTTGAACGGCTATCCTTATTACTTAAGAGGTATTTGTGAGCATTGTTATTTCCCCGAAACCATACATCCCGCACATGATTTGAAGTATTATCGCAGTATCATCAGGCATATCAAAAAGCTTGGCTTTAATTTTATCCGTTTTCACACCTATATTCCGGAAGAGGAATATATGCAGGCAGCGGATGAATTGGGTGTTTTGGTGCATGTGGAAAGCCCGGGCAACACAACACTTGCTGAATGGGCAGAGATTGTACGGTTTTGTCGCCGACACCCTTCGGTAGTGATTTACTGTTGCGGCAACGAGTTACAGATGGATGACGCCTTTATTGGCCACTTGGAAAAGTGTGCTGCTGAAGTGCATGCGCAAACAGATGCTTTATTCTCACCCATCAGTGCACTCCGGGGATTAGAATATAATTTTATTGAGCCGGAGCAGGAGCAACACTTAAAGCACGAACCTTTTAAGCATCATCCGCCGCGGTTTAAGCGGACGAGTGGCTTTTGTGATTTGTATTCCAGCTACGCCGGCGGAGATCACAGCTATACTTCGATAAAATGTGACCCTGCCGCAGAGGATGCGAAAAGTGTAGTTTATCACCACAAGCCCAGAGTCAGCCATGAAATCTGCATTGACGGTACATACACAGATTTAAGCTTAAAGGACAGATACAAAGGAACAAGAGTGGGTCGAACAGAAATGTTTTCCTCCATTGAAGAACATCTTGCCGAAAAAGGGCTGTTAAAAAACGCGCCACTGTATTTTAAGAATTCTTGTGAATGGCAACGACGTGTCAGAAAATACTGCTTTGAAGCGGTACGGCGCAGTGAATATATTGCAGGCTATGATTTTTTAGGCCCCATTGATACCCATTGGCACACTTTTGGTTATGATGTGGGTATGATGAACGAATTTTACGAGTTAAAACCCGGGGAGTCGGTTCGCAATGTACGTATGTACAATTCCGAAACCATTTTGCTGACCGATCTGGCAAGGAAGAGAAATTTCAAGTCGGGTGAAATACTGTCCTGTAAAATTCTTTGCTCGTCCTATCACAAAGCAGTTCTAAAAAATGCTGTACTGGATATCCGACTCACCTTAAATGGGGATGTGATCGAAAGACAACAGGCTGTAATTGAAGAAATCCAAAACGGAAAAGTGTCGGAAATTTATCATTTGAAAATGACTCTGCCGACTGTACAAACGCCCGGTGCCATAGAGCTTTGCGTTGCTTTGAACGGAGATGTGCTTTATACTGAAAACGAATGGGAGCTTTATCTGTTCCCCGAGCATATAATTTCAGAACGAGATATTCTGGTATCAAGCGGTATGACAGAACAAGAACTGATTGCGGCACTGCGGGCAGGCAAGGATGTTCTGCTTCTTGGTGCAGACCCCTTTGCAAGTCTGCCGTGCACCTTTAAAATAGCGCTTGCAGGGCGTTGTGCAGGTAATCTTGCAACGGTCATAAACGACCATCCTGCCATAGGCGATATTCCGCATGAGGGCTTTTGCGGGTGGCAGTTTGCCGAGCTTTTTGAGGGTGGCAGGGCGGTTTGCTTTGAAGATAAGAGCCTGCCTTTCCATCCCATTATAGAGGTTGTGTCCACCCATAAATGTGTCATTCGTCAGGCAGCACTTTTTGAATTTGCGGCGTTTGACGGAAGATGTGTGGTTTGTTCCTTTAAGTTTGACTCAAAGGATCCGGCGGCAAATTATTTAAAAGCACAACTTATAAATTATATGCAAAGCAAAGCTTTTACCCCCACCGATGTTCTGTCCGAAGAACAATTGGGGGCACTCGTTCATCAAGAAGTGACAAATGTTTCGGGAAACACAAACTTTGCAGTAAATCCAAACGACAAAACGGCTGTCCGGAATAAATAAAGAGGTATACAAAACGAACTTCGCAGACACAAAAAGAACATTTTTAAACCTGCCTATTGGTTCAATGGGCAGTAATTGGTTCCCTTTGCAATGTACCGGAAGCTCCTGTAAACGATACAACCGCTGTTTATATGAAAAACAACCGGTGGTATTTCATTTCAGGGCTATGCCTTACCCGATACCGGCTGTGCACAAGTGCGCTTTTACCCATCTGCCAGCCATGCAATTATTACTTGCTGCCCATAAATGGATCGTTTTTTTGCAATCTTCCCCTTGAGGGCGATGATTGCCCATGGCAATCGTTTATCGCCGACCGAGTCGGCAGACGAGACAGCTGTCGAGCATAGCGAGACTGATGAGGTGTTAATTTTATAATCTTTCCATACCTACATTGCCACCTCATCCGAGTTTTTCTCTGCAAAACCCACCTTCCCCTCACGGGGAAGGCTTTCCACCAAATTGTTTGTGCAATTTTACAATATTTAAAAGTAATATACTTTTTTATACGCTTTACTTTGCTGTCCGTTCATCGGTTAACCTTTATTGAATCACGCGACCATCGCGTGGTTTTCGTTGCAAACAACGAAAAGAGACCGGCATATGCCGGTCTCTTTTATCGCTCATTTTCTCGCATCAAAGTTTTATAAAACGTATCAGCAATACACGCGCGTTTCTGCAAGCACATTAACTATCTGCTTTGCTTCAAACTGATTAAACAACCTCACTTTATCGGCTTTAATGTACCGCTTCCGCCGCTTACTGTCTCACCTGATAAAAGTTCGGATGACAAAGTATACTCAAAGGTTTTTGTTGAATCATCTACCTTTACAATAAATTCATACGGATATACATCGTCAGTCATTGTCATGGTTTCTCCACCAATACTGTAAGACAGTGTTACGTTCTTTGTAGTATTGGGTTTATCTGTTACATAAACATATGCATAGTATCCATCGGGAGACATCTGCAAAACGTAACCCTTACCATTTGTGTGTGTTGAAACGGTATTTTCAATTTTTGAATTTGTAGTAGAGTATTCTACCTTTGAAAATGCAGGTGCTTTTACTGCATCTGTTTTAATGATGATTGCCTTTAATGCTCTTGCAGGAATGGTAAGTTCGGCTTTTCCGTCTGTAAACATAACGGTTCCGATATTGCCTGTTTTATCATAAAGTGTTGCGCTTCCTGTGTAAGCACCAATCTTTTCACCTAAGGAAATGGTGGTTGTTACATCTTGTTGAGACTCATTCATAAATGCTATACCGGCAACGCCATCTTTCTTGGCTGCCATAAAGTCAATTTGAATATTTCCGGTTTCAACAATGCCTTCATCCAGCCATGCCCACATATTTTCTTCATCATAGAACTTTCCTGCTTCATGTCCGTACTGATTGGAGTTAAAGTACGCATAACCTTGCTGACGGAGGGATGGGAACTTAATATTTCCGTTTGACCACAGAAGCGTCTGGTTGATTAAGAAATCTTCCAGCATTGCCAAGAACGGCGTAATATGATGTGCATAAATAGCGGTATAGTCCGGTCCTTCAAACGGATATTGTTCGGTTTGCTGATATGTAGTAAAGCCTGTTAATTTATAACCCGGATAATTTGAAAATCTGCCGATGATTACATTTCGAGCAAGCATTTCATAGTATTCATCATCCGTATACAAGGAAAGTCTCATCAAATCCCCTGCCCATGTATTCATGGTAATATGTCCGGATGATCCCTGGAAAGTAGAAGATTGTTCAAGACCAAGACCGACACGAGACGGAATCCAGGAGGGTACTTCACCTGTAAGCTTAGTGATATTCACATTACTGGACAAGTCGCTGAAGTGTTCTCCCGGACGTCCTACACGGAATCTCTTGTCGCCTGCCCACCAGGAGTCGTTACCGTCTTTGTCCGCATCTCCGTTCCATTTCATGATTTCATTTATATCGTTCGCCAGTACAGTGCCGTTTTTCTTTTCTCCATCCAGACCCGGCACCCAAAGCGTGGTTGCAAGATAACGTGCAACTTCTTCTGCTGCATCTAAAAATCTTTGCTCTCCTGTTATCTCATAAATGTCGATTAATGAAGCTAAATTGGGGAAGTATGAAATGTTGATAAAGGAACTCCAGCCAATCATTGAGGTAGGTGTCGCATATACCACTTCCTCTAAATATTTATCGGCATCAGCAACAGCTTTATCCAAATACGTCTTGTCTCCTGTGTATTTATACATGTTCAGGAGATTTGAAAAAGATGCGATAGAACCATAGGAGTTGGTAACCTCGCTCGTTCCTTTTTTCAATGCATGTTCATGTAAGAAAGGAACCATACCACGTGTCATTTCATACATACCGCCATACACATTGGCGTTGAAACCTGCAATCGGTTCACCAATCGGCATGGGCAATTCTTTGAATGACCAGTACGAAAGTCCGCCTTTTCGGTCTGTAGAATTAAAATGTATATCCCCTCTTGTGAGTGTGGACGCAATGGTCGGAATCGCTCTTTCGGTTAAGACATTTTCATCTTCTGTCAGCAAATACTGTTGCATTGCATACATCGGATTACCCTGGGATGTAACATTCATACCTTCCATATTGTAGTGTCCCATGTTGTTTGCATCCCAACCACCGTAATAATCATCCATCATAAGTTTTCTTGTATTGAAGATTGCGGTTGTCAAAGATGTATTCACATTTTCACGGTAATCGCTTACATCAAATAATTCCTGTGTGATATATTTATAGGTATCAAACCAATCTCCCGGTGTACTTACAATACGATACTTAAAGGTATAACTGTCACCTGCATTCATTTTTGAGTCTTCTGTACCTAAAACAGGGGCAAAAGCTGACGCACGGTAATTGCCGTAAACGCCTTTCATATTTATACCAAATATACCATTGTCGTTATAAACCCAACGAAGCGGAATGAATGAGGGCTCTACTACAACACCTTTGGTAACCTGAACGCCGTTTTTGGTTGTTGTATATGTGCCCATAGGCGTAAAGAGATATTGTTCAATAAGAAGACATTTATCGCCATGAATTCTCTTACCTTGTACACGATAGGGTGCGAGAGCGAACGAAATGTCATCATAAGCCATTTCACTGCCTTCCCAACCGCCCATGGTATAGAAGCCTTCTTTGTTTGCCACCATATTCATTGTAACAAGAGGTGTTTTGGTATCATCCAGCGACCAGATAACTTCTAACGACACCCCATCTTTATCTTCAAAGAGGAGCTTCAACTGATTATCTGCAATTTTTTCCATTCCGATGGGCACAAACCAAGTTTTTAAACCACTTGCGTACAAATCATTACCTGCATACAGACGACTGATTCCGTCTTCTTTGAATTGCGTGCTGAACGTATACTTATCCTCAGCAGGCGCCATTTCCTGGGCATTATCTGCCGAAATAACCACATAGCCCAATTCTTCTTTACGTTCTTTTGTTAAAACGTATTGACCATTCTGTTTTGCGTAAATTTCGTTTTGAATTACAGGTCCTTTTGCAGTCGGAACATTATAAAATACAACCTTTACATCTGCATTTTCGAGTACAATTTCTTGTGTCGGTTCTGCTTGTTCTTTTGCATATTGCGGAAAACCTGCAGACTTGCCCGATGTAGGATTGAACGGAGATGCAATTGCATACATACTATTCATATTTTCCGGCGGAACGTAATTGGGATCCTCTGTCAATAAAATCGCATCACATCTTGCGCCAAAAGCGGAGGTATCTATCAGCGAAAGCTCGTTTTCACCTTCTTTTACAGATACTTCGCCTGCACGCATCCATATAAATCCTGTCTTTCCATGGGTACCAAATTCTGCATCCACACGTTTGCCGTTAACTTCAATCTGAAACTTTCTGGTTCCCTGCTGGTTGTACTGGAAGTCTTTAGATCTTGCCCAAAGGGTATATGTTCCGCTCTCAGGCGCATCAAAAGTAACCTTTGCGGGTTTTGTTTTAGATGGATCCGCGTCCTTGGGCGTAGGATTGCCGACATTCGGATGCATACCTCTTAAAGCTTTTCCGTCAAAAGCACCCGACACACCGGTTTCAAACGACCATGTACCGAGTTCTTTAAAAGAAGAAGGTACAAACCAATAGGTTCTCGGTGTAACACGCGCCATAATAACTACGGTTTGTGTTTCGTCTATCCATTCTACATTTGCGCCCAATGCTTCCGATACAAAACGGAGCGGAACCAAAGTTCTGTCGTTTACAACAATGGCAGGCTGATCCATAAACTTGCCTTCGTTGTCAATTCTTGCCATACTATCCCCGATGGGAAGCATTATTGTTTTACCGTTTCTTATACCGATTGCGGTCTGGTTGTCATTATCCCATTGTACATCGCAACCAAGTGCCTCAAAAATAGCACGGAACGGAACCATAGTTCTGTCATTCATTAAAATCGGAGGCACATCAAATTGCATATATTCGCCATTTAATTTTACCGCAATTTCATCTGCAGGTCTGCCAGTATTATCTTGTGCCTGTTGCTTTACAGTGCCCGGTACATATTGTTTTTTGGAAAGCTCTTTGAAATTTTCAACCGAATCATCCACCTTAAAATACAAGTCGTCCGTAATGATGATCATATCCACACGTGCATTGTATCCTTTATAGTCCATCACTTTCAGCAATTTTTCGCCGGAAGAAAACGGAAGTACGGCACTTTCCTGCCATCCCCAGGCATCCTTTCCGAGTGCACCAAAAACGATATCCGGATTTTCGCCGGCTTTCACCTTGAACAATCGGGTGCCCGGCATAGACGCAAAATCTCTTGTATGTACCATGACTTTGTAAAAACCGTCTTTAGGAATGCCAAACTTTGCTGTAGCCGGATTATTCGACGAATCCTTGTTATCATTTCTTCCTACCATAATATTGGGAAGCACGCTGTTTTTGGTATCCTGATTTGTAATTTCCCAACTTCCCAAGCTGTTCTTAAAGGTTTCGGGTGTATATACATAGTAGTTATACCCCTCTTTAAACTCTACAGGTTTTGCCTCTACGGATGGTGTATCGGAACTTTCTGTCTTGGTTTCGAAATCGGTAGCTAAGTAAGGAAGAACCCATGCCGGATAGGTTTCGGTCATTTTTTGGATTTCTTCTGCCGTTTCAGGCAAAGGAAGATTGTCATTTGTTGTTAAAATAATGCCCTCTAATCTTCCGTAAAACGCAGCAGTATCAAACACTTCTATTGCTGTTCTGCCCTCCTTGAGGGTAACAGAACCAACCTCTTCCCAGGCAAATCTGCTCTCGCCATGGTCGCCGATAACCGTATCAAAACGTGTGCCGCCGACCGCAATATGGAAAAATCTTGTTCCGGATTCTACGATTGAGCCGTTTGAGCTTATAAAAGCTGCATAATCTCTTGCCCTTGCATAAACCTTATAGGTGCCATCCTTCGGCACATATATACTTACCTGTGCCGACTTTGCGCTTTGCATGCTTGATGCGTTGGATTTTAAGATTTCTAAGGTTGCGCCCACTTCAGGTGCAGCAATATTCCAAGAGCCGGGATGTTCTTTAAAATCCTGTGCTTTAACAAATATCGTAGGTGCACCTGTATAACCTGCCGGCGGATCAGGCAATTTTACCGGCTCCGGCTTGGAAATAGTAAGATTCAATGTGTAGTTATTGTACGTATCTTCACCCTTAGGTCTTGAAGGCGCCGCCGCAGTTGCTTTGACAGCCAAAACCGTACGACCGCCATCTCTCATTTCGTTGGAGATGATGGTACTATCTAAGTTATACTTTACGTTTGCATCACTTAAATTTACAAGTTCAGCCGTAACTTTATAACCTGCAAGACTGTTTTCAGTAACCTCCATCGGAAATTCGCTCAAAGGCACAACAAAGCGAATGCTGTTGTCCCCTACACCGGAAGAAACAGCCGTTACCTGAAATGAATCCTCTTTTGTTCCTGCAAAAACGTTCATGCCAAGCAGGTTGCACAGCATACAAAAGAGCATAAAAATTGCAATCCATTTCTTCATTTTCTTCATCCTTTCTTTTAGTTGTAATTCTAATTTCTACCGACATTATGCTTGCAAACAAGCTTGGTCGATTAAAGTTTACATTTTTATTATAACATTTTTCTATTTACAAAGCACGAAAAAAGTTGTATAATACTAGATAAAAGTTATTATTTCAAAGGAGGAATCACAATGGCATTGCATCATTCTCACAATTCTGTCGGAAATTTCGACTATAAGGCAAGCATCTATAAACCCTGGTCGATACCTGCACATTTCCATAGAAATTATGAATTGATTTACATTTACGAAGGCACCTTGGACATATTTGTTCACGGAGAGCGCTTCACCCTTTCAGAAGGTGATTTTTTCCTGATTCGCCCCAATTCCATACACTCCTTCACGGTAACCGAAGAACAAAAGGTATGGGTAGCCGTATTTTCGGATGATTATGTCTATAAATTTGCAAAAGAGTATGAAAACTCCCAGTTTTCAAAATTCAGATGCGACCCTGATATTGAAGTATTCTTAAAGAAATATTTATTAATAGGCGGAATACCTCCGCTGTATATAATCATTTCATGTTTAAACTTAGTTTGTGATGCCTGCATCAACAATGCAACCGAAATCACAACGCAAGAAATAAATATGAATGTATTTAATCAAATTTATGAATATATATCGAAAAATTACAATAAAGCACTGTCTTTAAAAGAATTAGCCCGTGCGCTTGGCTATGAATACCATTATGCCTCCCTTTTGTTTCACAAATATTTTAATATGAATTTCAAAGCCTTTATCAATCTGTACCGGGTGCAGCTTGCCTGTGATTTTTTATTAACCACGAGCAAGGATATCCTCTCCATTTCCATCGAATGCGGCTTTGACAACCTACGTAATTTTAATTATGTATTCAAAAATTATACCGGTCAAACACCTTCACAATACAGAAAGCATATTAGCAAACCAAATATACAAATTTCAAATTGATAATAACTTCTATCTAATATTATACAACTTTTATCGTGCATTGGAAAGATAAATACGTTAGAATAAAATCAATAACTGGTATCGGAAATAATGAAAACGAAAAGAGGACAAACTTATGAAAATTGTTCAGTTGACCAACAAAACCGCTTATCAGACCATGGGTTATGTTTTACAGTCAAAAACTGGCGAAGTACTTGTTATTGATGGCGGTATAACAGGAAATGATGCGGAACTTTACAGGGTTATAAAAAAACTCGGCGGTAATATTTGCTTATGGCTTATTACGCACCCGCACAATGACCACTATGATGCAGTTATTGAGCTGCTTGCCAAATATAAAGATGTCACCTATGAAAAAATGGGCGCCGCTGTGTTACCTGATTCGTGGGCAGACGATATAAACGAAGAAGAACGAAAAGAACTGCATAACTGGAACGCTTTTGCCAAAACACTGGGTGACAGACTTTTTGAAATCAAAGAAGGTATGCAGTTTTCCCTTGGCAGTATGAAAGTGGAGGTTCTTGCCGGAAACAATCCCGATTTAAAGACAAATCCTATTAATGATCAGTCTTGCGTCTTTAAAGTTTCCGAAGATAATTTCAGCATTCTGTTTTTAGGAGATTTAGGTGCTGAAGGCGGAAACCGTCTGCTTTCCAAGCCCTGCGATTTAAAATGTACGGCAGTTCAGATGGCACACCATGGACAAGGCGGCGTTACGGAAGAAGTGTATAAAGCCATTGAGCCTGAATTTGCTTTTTGGCCGACACCCGACTGGTTATGGGAAAACAGAAAATATTTGGGAGAAGGAGAAATCGGAGAAGGTCCTTTTGAAACGCCCAAAACTGCAGAATGGATGAAATCCCTTGGCACAAAAAACATTTTTTCTTTTGACCACACGATACTATTTGATACAACCACAATGACCACAACCGAATTTTAGTCAAAAATTACACAAAAACGAAACACCCCCACCATTTCAGGTGGGGGTGTTTATTAAGCTAATTAATTGTTTTTGCAGGCAACAAAGGCGTCAGATTTGTACCATTATACAAGTCATTTTCCCAAACAAACAGCTTCTGATTTTCATTCAAAGTGTACACTTTAGAATTATTGACGCTTACAATTGCTTTATCCACCGTAAAAGATGTCATTCTGTTATCATCATAAGTAACAATTGCAACAAAGCAGTACTTTGCACCGTCACATTGCACAATGTACTGATTTCCATCCTGCACAATTTTAAGTTCTCCGTCTGTTTTGGCATCTACAATATAAAGATTTGACCAATCATAGGCTGTAGTCGCGCCATGGGTTACATTGATTACACCTTGTTTTTCGCCTATGTAATTTCCGTCACTATCATATTTGTGACAGTTATCTATATGCGCAAGATAAAATTGGGATACCGTAAAATCAGTTCTGGACTTTGATGAATTGTACATACTTTGCTCAATTTTCACCTTGTCAAAGATAATGTATCCGCTTTCCACAACATCCGTAGTAGCCTCCACATCTTTTACTTCCAAATAACCGCTCAAATAGCAATCAGTCAATGCATCGTCTGCTTTGAAATCAAATCCCCCAAATGTTTCTTCAGAATAATTTGAATCGCCAAGACAGAATTTCAATCTTCCTTTTGTGACAGGCGCACTCACACCTCCTGCTTGTGTAAGGTCTTTTAGTGACACAGGTTCAAAATGATTTTTACTAACCGTTTCTTCCAAAACAACAGCCATCGGTTCGATTGTATGCTCTTCTGCCAGAGTTTTAACCTCGCCGTTCCCAAACTCTGTTTCTACATTGAATACAATTTTCTTTGCTCTGTCATAAACCGGCAAATAAAATTCATAAGGAAAATGCGTGTCGGTTTCGGTATGCACCTCGGTATCTCCTTCGTAATGCCATGTAAGTGTGGATTTTACAATACCATTTTTGCCATCACCTGCCGGCACCCCTTTTTCATCAATGCGTGCTTCGGTAGACCTTCCGCCAACAAAGATATAGCCCATATAGTTTCTTGGGTCAACAGAAAGTGCATAAGCTTTTACATCATAACCCGTTTCTGTTTTATAACCTTTCCAGGTGTTTTCTTCGTAACTGCTCTTATATGTATTTCCTTTATACATAAGTCCCATAGCAGAATTTCCCATATAGAGGTTGTTAGCATTCGGTTCATTTTCAAAAACAACCTTGCTATACATAGGTGCTGCAATTCCGCTGCCTGAAACCGCAATTGTCCGAATACCTTTTGCAGGAATTGTAATTGTGACTGCACCATCCGTAACATCAACCAAAGATGCATTTCCTGCTTTGTCGTAAACGGTTGCTTTTGAACCGTCTTTAACCTTCATATCGCTGTTAAAGGCAATTGTCACTGTTTGATCGACATCGCTTGCATTGGTAAGCGCAAATGCCGCTCTCCCATCTTTTCTGCCACCAATCCAGTCAATTTGTTGTGCATCGTATAAAGATGCACCTGTGATGGTCAGCGTCCCTTCTTTAAGCCACGGCCACATATCCGTTTCATCATACATTACGCCTGCCTCTGCACCGTAATGACGGGTATTAAACCACACATAGCCTTGGCTTCTTGTGGTCGGAAAGTCAACTTTTCCCTCGGATTTTACCCAGGCATTTGAGAACAAATAATCCTGAACTGCCGCCATAAACACCGGAATATGATGAAAATATAAGCTTGTGGAATCAAAACCATCTATCGGATAATTCGGAAGACCGGGGGTTAAATAATAGCTGTCGATATAATAACCGGGATAGTTTGCAAAGCGACCGACGATAGAGTTTCGCGCCATATCCATCATCAACTGGTCATCCGAAAGATAACCCAATCTCAAAATATCTCCTGCCCAGGTTGACATAAAAATATTTGCATTTCGGCCATAGCAAGTTGTAAACTGCTCTAACCCAAGACCAACACGAGAGGTTACCCAGAAAGGATATTCCGTATCATCAACCTGAAGAGCACTCTCCAGGGCACCGGCGGTTGCGCGCTTTACATAATTGCTGTCATTCGTGTTATCGACAACATCAACCATGGTTGCACCTCGACGGTAGCCTTG includes the following:
- a CDS encoding AraC family transcriptional regulator, yielding MALHHSHNSVGNFDYKASIYKPWSIPAHFHRNYELIYIYEGTLDIFVHGERFTLSEGDFFLIRPNSIHSFTVTEEQKVWVAVFSDDYVYKFAKEYENSQFSKFRCDPDIEVFLKKYLLIGGIPPLYIIISCLNLVCDACINNATEITTQEINMNVFNQIYEYISKNYNKALSLKELARALGYEYHYASLLFHKYFNMNFKAFINLYRVQLACDFLLTTSKDILSISIECGFDNLRNFNYVFKNYTGQTPSQYRKHISKPNIQISN
- a CDS encoding MBL fold metallo-hydrolase, yielding MKIVQLTNKTAYQTMGYVLQSKTGEVLVIDGGITGNDAELYRVIKKLGGNICLWLITHPHNDHYDAVIELLAKYKDVTYEKMGAAVLPDSWADDINEEERKELHNWNAFAKTLGDRLFEIKEGMQFSLGSMKVEVLAGNNPDLKTNPINDQSCVFKVSEDNFSILFLGDLGAEGGNRLLSKPCDLKCTAVQMAHHGQGGVTEEVYKAIEPEFAFWPTPDWLWENRKYLGEGEIGEGPFETPKTAEWMKSLGTKNIFSFDHTILFDTTTMTTTEF
- a CDS encoding beta galactosidase jelly roll domain-containing protein, with translation MQYQSFLLNGNWEMSYQRKAYQGMENPWNVSDMALSSKTAFVSNAIPGYWEDMTEIFTSLPFANDIKINPEFGGQRYPMTGRCPDMALPNVMGNFFYRRTFDFKPSDGEKTLFFEGVQNTVMVWLNDAYIGRHEGYSTPFELPVPENALKNGENTVVLSVSNDRLAGYGGYPVSGLTSRAANEYTGGITGKVELRVYESPLRDVVIKVSEDVKTVSVEVIATQKAPITWKIRDGETVLKSGSATGNFLFDTKGLACWSPENPKLYTLIAECEKGYIERKFGVRKLIADGPHFSLNGYPYYLRGICEHCYFPETIHPAHDLKYYRSIIRHIKKLGFNFIRFHTYIPEEEYMQAADELGVLVHVESPGNTTLAEWAEIVRFCRRHPSVVIYCCGNELQMDDAFIGHLEKCAAEVHAQTDALFSPISALRGLEYNFIEPEQEQHLKHEPFKHHPPRFKRTSGFCDLYSSYAGGDHSYTSIKCDPAAEDAKSVVYHHKPRVSHEICIDGTYTDLSLKDRYKGTRVGRTEMFSSIEEHLAEKGLLKNAPLYFKNSCEWQRRVRKYCFEAVRRSEYIAGYDFLGPIDTHWHTFGYDVGMMNEFYELKPGESVRNVRMYNSETILLTDLARKRNFKSGEILSCKILCSSYHKAVLKNAVLDIRLTLNGDVIERQQAVIEEIQNGKVSEIYHLKMTLPTVQTPGAIELCVALNGDVLYTENEWELYLFPEHIISERDILVSSGMTEQELIAALRAGKDVLLLGADPFASLPCTFKIALAGRCAGNLATVINDHPAIGDIPHEGFCGWQFAELFEGGRAVCFEDKSLPFHPIIEVVSTHKCVIRQAALFEFAAFDGRCVVCSFKFDSKDPAANYLKAQLINYMQSKAFTPTDVLSEEQLGALVHQEVTNVSGNTNFAVNPNDKTAVRNK